The Engystomops pustulosus chromosome 3, aEngPut4.maternal, whole genome shotgun sequence region AAATATACTCTCATGTGAGGAGTTAAGATTTTCTTTCTATATATAGCTATAATTGTTTGGCTCTTTCAAATGATTGTACATCCAAGTTTCACTTTGGCGAGTTGTCGTAAAACTAAAAGGGGTtgcatttttattatcatttttatgaAGCTTCCTCTTATTTTCATGGCAGACCATATGGGTTACAGTAATAGTAGCATCTATACAGAGCATTATTATATTCATTACTGGCTAATTAagaatgtcacagcttatctcctccctttacaatgatctctatatagataacactgacccatcgttacatcactactgacaatagatgatgtcacagcttatctcctccctttactatgatctctatatagataacactgacccatcattacatcactactgacaacagatgatgtcacagcttatctcctccccctccctgtacaatgacctctataaagataacactgacccatcattacatcactactgacaatagattatgtcacagcttatttcctccccccctgtacaatgacctctatatagataacactgaccaatcattacatcactactgacaataggtgatgtcacaacttatctcctccccctccctatacaatgacctctatatagataacactgacccatcattacatcactactgacaacagatgatgccaaagcttatctcctcccccttcctgcaaaatgacctctgtatagaaaactctgccatctctccggtccgtgtaaacaaacaggagtatGTAAGTGGAATCCAGAGCAGCTTCCAtgaccatgtttgtttacatggggcatggacTGGAGAGATGGCAGAGCAGGACACCGGGAGGGACCACagtggtaagtaaatgtttatttttttaaccaatccctcatatccccataaatctactttatgctatcttacctggcatcaaaGGGGGCATTTTCTGCTCAGCTAGCCCTCCCATCCACTCCTTcctatgtcccatgcctcttctcagcatacagcacttgtcatgtgaccagagtgatgacatctaaggtcctttacccagtaacatttgcaatgtctaccccatatatgtatctgCTCACATAAAACataacagcatgcctccatggatttctactccttcccatcctccattgacttctacttCTCACCCTCCaagaaggctgctgtgatttcatgtgatcagatacatacatggtgtacacctTGCCAATGTAACTGGGTGCCACCCTGGTCACTTGACACAAAGTGCCCAATgaggtaacagagctctctctcaatgctcCATACAGtggcatgtcctagcagtgagacctgccaATCAGCAATAGGAAGGCAAGGCTGTGCAAGTAAAATTCAATATGCAGAACTCAGGTGAGTTTCAAATAAACGTAGAAACTGACTTTTGTAACATCGAAGGCGTGCAAATAAACCGCTGATATAaagacaatgctttttaatcatagttgttaatgaagtatttattttgggtgggttgacTTAAatgtcaggttctctttaaccacaTCAGATTTCTATTTCTGCTTTCTAAAATAATCTCTGAAAAGTACCTTCAATCTTTTGataataaaggattgtaaaccaagcacactttcatgctggtgtgtgccccctctggcaggatctgatttCCTTTAGGCTTCTTATGCACTGAATTTAACAAAAAAAGAttaacaaattatgcaaatgtacctGAGAGCCTCTcaatctcatttgcataattctaaaaaactttttttgtaaaaatcagggcatgagtagctaaaagaagagcaaatcctgtcacagggggcacacaccagcatgaaagtgtgcttggtttacaatccttcatcttcgtggtagatgtcctttaaagaagaaGAAACAAAACTCCATGGCCATGCATGCTCTGTTGGGGATTCTGttaataaattatgcaaatatgtCTTCCGGGGTGGGTCAGTGCTCTCTtaaacagcagccccctttaaatcaagcatgacttacactAAACTCAGTGTCATCTGTGTTACCATAACTTTGTAAGTGTTagaagcagcagggctgtgaatagtgaatttatactccaggattgctGGACTTGGATGAGTCCCCTCAGACTGCTATATTATTTTATCTCTGCATACacggtcagctccaggtttcattaggccccagggcgacagagcctcagttggcccctttgcagtgaactcacctggtggcattaaaaattcagaaactaaaacattgttcatgttccttaaaatatttcctagtttatcatcccaaacagccccctcatagttattttatataaagccccctcatggtttttttatataaagccccccttgcTCCATATAGATTTATTAGATTcagaccccctcacccccatgaattccttatgtacagttttatgtgggccccagcacttgctcaGGTGTGTCCAGTGCTAGCGCCAGCCCTGGCTGCATACCAACTCATACCCAGCTTCTGCCGTCTGCTGCAgtatttaataattcctttatttatataaagctcacagattacgcagcacaatGCAGAGCTTGCCAGATAATTAACAAGAAGCCTGATACTGCTCTTACTCAGAGCATAGGAAAGGGCTGTTTTATGTTTAGTAAAGAGTGAAACCCagagctccaagtccagctacaaacctggaaAATTATTGTAACAGCACACACCACACAGCTTTCTAGATCTTCTAACTAACATCATGCAGATTTGTATGTTTAAAACAGCTGGTCGGTTTAAGGTGCTATTTTGAGGATGTGCCCTTCCCTGAAAGTGGCCTTTGTCACTGTATAAGCTGCACATATGGTCTGTTAGAGCTGTCCTGGGAATTTCATGATTAAAAGAAAGGATGGAGTATTCTGAAATCAATATTTTCAATCATAGACAAAAGGAAACAATTGTATTTGTCATTTTTCTCAAAATTTCTGATAATTCATTGATGTACTATTTTCTTTTAGGATTTGGAGAACTGGCAACGACCATTAAGCAAACCAATATTACTAGCAATGGCAGTAATATCACATGCTCAAGGGACAGTCGGATCAACCAAATTCTCTTCCCTGTGGCTTACTCCATTCTATTCATTGCTGGATCGCTGATGAATGGCTTAGCAATTACTGTGTTTTTCCAGTTACCAAGTAAATCTAATTTCATCATTTTTCTGAAAAACTCTGTCATTTCGGATACTCTAATGATCATGACATTTCCATTCAAGATTCTCGGAGATGCAAAACTTGGACTTTGGCCACTGAAAGGGTTCGCTTGTCGATTCACCTCTGTGGTGTTTTATTTCACCATGTACATAAGTATTATTTTTCTTGGCCTCATCACCATAGACCGATACAAGAAAACTGTGAAACCTTTTGACAACTCATGTTCCAAAAACCTACTTTCAGCCAAGATCTTGTCAGCTTGTATATGGATCATCATGTTTCTCCTTTCATTACCCAATATGATTTTAACTAACAAGCCATTGACACCTAAAAGTGTTCGGAGCTGTGCACATCTTAAGTCTAAATTTGGACTGATTTGGCATGAGATTGTGAGCTACACATGTCTGATCATCTTTTGGGTAACATTTGCTGTCATAGTAATCTGTTACCTCCTGATCACCAAAAAGCTATTCCAGTCATATAAAAGGACTAGACGGGAGCCAACACAAAGCCGAAAACGGGTAAACATGAAGGTGTTCATAATTATTGGGGTGTTCTTTATTTCTTTTGTTCCATATCACTTTGCAAGGATTCCATATACACTAAGCCAAACTCGGGACGGATTCCGTTGTGTCTCTCAATATACTCTTTTCTATGTCAAAGAGAGCACTTTGTTCCTGTCGTCTATGAATGCCTGCTTGGACCCCTTTATCTACTTTTTTCTCTGCAGATCATTCCGAAATTCTTTGATAACCATGTGGAAGAAAAAACAGGCGTGTCTTTCAGCATACACAAGAAGGAGGGCATCTAAACGATATAACATAAGTAATACTGAAACAAAGATATAAACTATCAAGCCATGAACTTTGCAGCTTTATAGGGTAGAACTCTAAGAATGAATAAAATACTAGTTTTCTGTAAAGCAATGCAATTTTATGCATGAATAAATAGGTACACGTCcaattatttttgttttcaaaCATATTGGGGTCAAAATTACAAGAGATAATATACCGTAATCTAAATATAAAAGATATTTTCCTGAGAATTGCCTCTTGCAAGGGCCCCCCATgactccagtaatacatcttagTTTTCTGGGGCTTCCTATCCCATGGGACTGGAAGCCAATCCCTGGCCACCACAGTCTTGTGCTGTTTATTGAGATGGGGCAGCACTTCTGGTTCAACAGGGCAAAAGCAAAAAGATTATCTGTTGGAGATGTGGGAAGAGGACCCTATTGAAAGGTGAACAGTATGagcagttttttttctttctatttttatacaaaacGAGGCCCTCTAGGGTTTTCCCAAATTGTATGGACAATTATAGAGAGCATACCCATGACTATGATTAGCCAGAGGTGTCACGTTGGCCAATGACAGCCATGTTTAATTGCTAGGGGCcttaatttgccagattggctgtctTGCAGCCAATCCATTAATAGGTTGCCCAACCCAGTCTGGTAAGTGCAGGGCGCACCAAAACCAAATCGGGAAGTACGGATCCACTCATCCCTAATAACTACTCCTATTCTTTGGTCCTCCATGACGTTGTTACTTATAAGGATGAACAACTGACTGATATGGGAACAGAAACTCTTCTTCTTTGAGATCAGTTTATTTGAGTTATTTATAGTGTGCATAGTAGCTGTGAAAACTGACATACAGTATTTAGCTGTGTGATTCAGGGGCCTGCTGGGACTACAAAAAAGTCATATAATGGCCAAATGTTATGCTACTGACACAATctatccttaaagaggacctgtcacccataaaaaagcactaggagctgcttactaaagtaagcagcttctagcgctatctccgatgcagcagtgttacagtgCTAGCGTATCAGAAACCTCCGAttacgctagcaaacactgctgtggagtacaatagaaacactgGAACGCTCACAAAGAGTATTCATAAGGGGGGGCAATCCGAGGCACTGTGTCTTCCTTGGACCACTCCGCCCACTCCATAGGGCAGCGGTGAGTGACACATGAAGCtctgcagtcactgccggcctatggagtgggcggggTGGTCATTAATATGCCAGACTGCGCTCAaagtgtttctattgtactccgcagcagtgtttgctagcattATCAGAGGGTTCCCATAACACTAGCagggtaacactgctgcatcggagatagcgctaggagctgcttactttagtcagacaggtcctctttaaaggacacctgtcatcaggtctgtgtcactagtcctgtcaccactacctgttggagcagctcacaaggatcccatcccagcctttatctagttatttcatacattaatcattgtaaaatcatctattctttatcatgtaaatgaggctggtcacatggtcagaggcagtgatgtcacccctgtttcccctctcctcttctccccctgtTCATGtcggtgtgtaatgtatagtaaagcatggctagtgtgtgctgcatctgctgacatgctgcatcctcctaatatacatgtgagagacacagacatcagctacacatgaatctgacatgttctgctgtaacatggctgcctggagctgctgtatctctcttaaacacacacacatgcacacacaggctgcagggggcgccagcaccaggaagcacatcattatacagcctcacatcattatacaggctgtcagtcatgcactgggggtgtggctgtgcctcccactcatgaatagagtggacagcttgaatatgctaatgcttcattggacatttcacaggtcatttgcatacagctttaggacctcattgcttaggtttacaggcatgtagagggacaatgaagggatagaggcaatgctctctaatggcagtttatgaaaat contains the following coding sequences:
- the P2RY12 gene encoding P2Y purinoceptor 12; protein product: MEYSGFGELATTIKQTNITSNGSNITCSRDSRINQILFPVAYSILFIAGSLMNGLAITVFFQLPSKSNFIIFLKNSVISDTLMIMTFPFKILGDAKLGLWPLKGFACRFTSVVFYFTMYISIIFLGLITIDRYKKTVKPFDNSCSKNLLSAKILSACIWIIMFLLSLPNMILTNKPLTPKSVRSCAHLKSKFGLIWHEIVSYTCLIIFWVTFAVIVICYLLITKKLFQSYKRTRREPTQSRKRVNMKVFIIIGVFFISFVPYHFARIPYTLSQTRDGFRCVSQYTLFYVKESTLFLSSMNACLDPFIYFFLCRSFRNSLITMWKKKQACLSAYTRRRASKRYNISNTETKI